In Clostridium omnivorum, the DNA window CAAACTGTTCTACTGGGTTTTGAGTTGCTATTACAAAAAATGGCCTATTAAGCTTTATGGTATTTCCTTCAACAGTTATCTGTCTTTCCTCCATGCATTCTAGTAATGAAGATTGAGTTCTAGGTGTAGCTCTATTAATTTCATCTGCTAAAACAAATTGACTTAGTAATGGCCCCTGTCTAAATTCAAAATCCCCTGACTTTTGGTTATAGTAGTATATTCCAGTTAAATCAGAAGGCAAAAGGTCTGGTGTAAATTGTATTCTTTTAAAGCTGCAATTCATGGATTTTGCCATAGCCTTAGCAAGCTTTGTCTTTCCTAGACCAGGAACATCCTCTAAAAGCACATGTCCTGAACAAATAAAAGCTACAATTACCTTATCAATTTTTTTATTTTTCCCGATGATAACCTTACTAACATTGCTATTGAGCTTTTCTCTAAACTCCACAAACTTTAATACATCCATCTAAATAACCCCCATTATATCTAGTTATGATATTTTCTAAAGTAGTTAAATCAATTTACATACAATTAAATTCTCATATGTAATACCATCTAATTATATCACTATTCTGTATTTATTCATAAGAAATATTGATATATTTCATGCATACCTATGAAAAAATCCAATTGAATAATTTTTATTATAGCTTTTATAAATTTACTGTTAACCTTTTATATATTTTATGATATACTATTTTCAGGTTAATATATAAACTACAGGAGGGATGCGTGTGACTAAGGTCAAGGCTTGCCTGTTCGATTTGGATGGCGTCATAGTTGATACAGCTAAATATCATTATTTAGCATGGAAAAGACTTGCTAGTGAACTAGGCTTCGAATTTACTGAAGAGCACAATGAGAGATTAAAAGGTGTAAGCAGGATGAAATCTCTAGAGATACTTTTAGAGGTTGGTCATAAACAAAATCTTTTTACTGAAGAAGAAAAACTTAAAATGGCTGAAAAGAAAAACAACTGGTATGTAGAATATATCTCTCAAATGGATGAATCAGAAATACTTAAAGGTGTAAAAGAATTTATGGAGTGCATAAGAGCTAATGGTATAAAAACTGCACTTGGCTCCGTTAGTAAAAATGCTATGACTATATTAAACAATATTGGCATGGTTAAGTATTTTGATACAGTTATAGATGGAACTAAAATTACTAATGCAAAACCAGATCCCGAAGTTTTTCTTAAAGGTGCTGAAGAATTAGGAGTAGCTCCTAATAGCTGCGTAGTATTTGAAGATGCAAAAGCTGGAATCGAAGCTGCTAGAAATGCTGAAATGCATTGTATTGGCGTAGGTTCACCATTGATACTGGATAAAGCAGATTTTACAATAATGTCTTTTGAAGAAATGACTCTAGAAAGATTAGAATTTTAATAAGTTTAAGTATGCTTGGTTAGTTAATTTGCTAGCCATAATTTTAGGCCTATTGCGCAAACGGTTGCCCAACCTTTTGCGACATATTTTGAGGATTTATTGACTCTAATCATTGGTTTTTTAACCAAAATAACTAATGATAGAAATAATACTTTATAACTAAAAAAGCAGGTTAAAGTCCCAAATGGACTTTAACTGGTAACTTGTGAACGAAGTGAACAGATTACCCCCTGTTCCACAATAAGGAGGATTTGATATGAAGCAATATTTTAAAATAGATGAATGGCGCATCATAGAAGAAGGTTTTAACCCTGAAGAAAACAAAGTTGCAGAAAGTGTATGCAGCATTGGAAATGGCCATATGGGACAAAGAGCGAATTTTGAAGAAAGCTACAGTGGTGACACTCTTCAAGGTAGCTACATGGCTGGAGTTTATTATCCAGACAAGACCAGAGTTGGTTGGTGGAAAAACGGATATCCCGAATACTTTGCAAAAGTACTTAACTCAATAAATTGGATTGGAATAGACATAAAGGTTGATGGAGAAACCTTAGATTTAGCTAAATGCAAAATTCTTGACTTCACAAGAATACTGAATATGAAGGAAGGCTATCTTCACCGTACTTTTACTGCAGAGCTTCCAAGCGGAAAAACAGTAAAAGTAGATGCAAAAAGATTTGTAAGTATAGCACGTAAAGAAATCGGAGCTATTAGATACTCAATTACTCCAGTTAACTTTAGCGGCAAACTAGAAATAACGGCTTATCTTGATGGAGATGTTAAAAATGAAGATTCAAACTACGACGAAAAATTTTGGGATGAAGTTTCAAAGAACGTATCCTCAGGGGAAGCTTCACTGGTAGTAAGTACTAAAAAGCTTGACTTCCATGTATGTTCAACTATGAAATTTGATATTGTACAAGTTGGAAGAAAAATAAATGTTACAGCAGACACTATAGAAAAAGAAAAGTATGTTTCAAACACTGTAGTTCTTCTTTGTAGTAAAGGTGAAGAAACTGTTATTTACAAGTATACTTCCAATGTAACTTCAAGAGATCATGAGAAAAGTGAACTAATAAATGTAAGTAAAGCTGCACTTCTAAAAGCTTATGAGCTTGGATTTGAAGCTCTACTTGAAGAGCAGGCAAATGCTTGGGCAGACAAGTGGAAGGAAAGCGACATAGTAATTGAAGGAGATTCCTCTGCACAGCAAGGAATAAGATTTAATATATTCCAGTTAAATCAAACCTATACTGGTAAAGATGAAAGACTTAACATAGGTCCTAAAGGTTTTACTGGTGAAAAATATGGTGGAAGTACCTACTGGGATACTGAAGCATATTGTATTCCCTTCTATCTAGCAACTGCAGATGAAGATGTAGCCAGAAACCTTTTAATCTATAGATACAAGCATCTTGAAAAAGCAAAGGAAAACGCTAAAAAGCTTGGTTTCTCAAAAGGTGCACTATATCCAATGGTTACAATGAACGGTGAAGAGTGCCATAATGAGTGGGAAATAACCTTTGAAGAAATCCATAGAAATGGTGCTATAGCTTATGCAATCTATAATTATGTAAACTATACTGGAGATAAAGCTTACCTTGGTGAATATGGTTTTGAAGTGCTTTCTGAAATCTCAAGATTCTGGGAAGAAAGAGTTCACTTTGCAGTTCCTAAGGGAAAATACGTAATGCATGGAGTAACTGGACCAAACGAGTACGACAATAATGTAAATAATAACTGGTATACAAATAGAATTGCAGCATGGACCTTAGATTATACAATTGAAGTTATGAATTATCTAAAGGAAAAGGAACCTGCTAGATTTGAGGAACTTAATGCAAAGCTTCAAATTAAAGATGAAGAAATAGCTAAATGGAAGGATATAGTTGCAAACATGTACTACCCAGAGGATAAGGAACTTGGTATATACTTGCAGCAGGATAACTATCTTGATAAAGAGCAAATCCTTGTTAAAGATTTAGATCCAAAAAATCTTCCACTAAACCAAAACTGGTCCTGGGATAGGATACTACGTTCCTGCTTTATAAAACAAGCAGACGTTCTACAAGGTCTATACTTCCTAGAACACCTTTATGATGATGAAACTATAAGAAGAAATTTTGAATTCTATGAACCAAGAACAGTACATGAATCCTCCTTATCTCCTTGCGTTCACTCAATTTTAGCAGCAAAGCTTGGAATGCAGGAAAAGGCTTATGAAATGTATTTGAGAACCTCAAGGCTTGACCTTGATAACTATAATAATGATACAGAAGATGGCTGCCATACAACTTCCATGGCAGGAACCTGGATGTCTGTAGTTCATGGCTTTGGAGGTATGAGAGTTAGAAATGGACAGCTTCAGCTAAATCCTTTCATTCCAGGCCACTGGAACTCCTTCTCCTACAAGGTAATGTTTAGAGGTGCTCTATTAAAAATAAATGTGACCAGTGAAAATTTAATAGTAAGCAATGAGTCAGAAAATGCTATTACCCTTTCAGTACATGGCAGCACCTACACAGTATCAGGTAATGAAACTTTAAATATTGCTTGTTAATAATAGAGCAGCAGTTTTAACACAAAACTGCTGCTTTTTCTTAACTTTACTATATGTCTATTAATAATATATAACCTGAAATTAAAGCAGTACAAGTAACATATTTTCTAATCTATTCATATATTGTACTAGCCCTATACAATTAAGGCTTACTCTATTTCACCAAATATGGTAAGGGAGGGTCCCTATGGAACATCTATATTCTCCTAATGGATATTCTGCTGGACATATACAAGGTAATACCATATATAATAAAAGGCATAAAAGGTTAGGTTATATAAAAGGCTGTGAAATATATGACAAACATCATCATTACAAAGGATGTATTCGTGGAAATCAAGTCTTTGACAAAAGGGATTGCTGCGTCGGATATGTTAATGGAACTATGGTTCTAGACAGAAATTATAATGTAGTAGGTTATGTCCACAGCAGCCTTTTCAGCTTATTTGCAGCAGCAGCATTGTTCTTGCTATTCTTTTAATAGCTTATATTTTAATATTAACTTTTTCTAACCTGATATTAGAATTTTAATAGTCTATAATTAAAATGCAGTGAGCTTTAAAAAACTCACTGCTTATTTATTGTGCTGAATCAATCAATATTCAAAGTATTTGTTCTGTAGATAGCTTTGCTAAGTCCCTTAGCTACATTACTTTGCACCTTCCACAAGTCCAAACTTCTGCCATGCTTCAATATAATCTAAAAGAAATAATTCTTCTTCTACTATTCTACCAACTACATTAGTCTTTCCTGAATTCTCCATGTCCTTAAGAGCTATTTGCAGTTCCCCTGCATAATGACCATAAAGGGATGTATCAATTAAAATATCTCCTCTCTTAATTTCTGGAGTATTAAATGGAACAAACTCATGCCCCTTATACTTAACTCTGCTTTGAGTAGACCTAATTAAATATTCAGAAACGTCCCCTCTATTAAAGTGAAGTTCCTCTAATACAATTTTCTTTTCTATTTCAGGTATATTATCTACAAGCTCTACATCAAAGGTCTGCTTCTCTTTATTTATCTTGCTTAAAGCTTTTAATTCCTTCTCAGAAGCAAAGGCATTGGCTATAATAACATCATCCACTAGCCCAGTTGCAAATAAATGTTTCACTTGTGCAGTAACGGGCATCTCTCTGTGCATTTCCAAGGTACATAACCCTTCTTTTACAGGCCAAGGTCCAAAAGTAGCATCATTGGAAGACACAAATGCCGCTGTTCTAACACCATATTGTTTAAAATCCTTTGAACACTTTATAAAGTGATCATAGCTTAAACCAGAATATCTATGAGGATAAAAATTATGACATCCTAATAGTTTTTCAGTATTTGGCTTATAGCTCATAATGTTTTCTAAATACTTAGTACCATTGCTCATATTTATTTCAATATATAAATCATAAGGATTAAAAGTCATTAGTGACTCTTCGCTGCCGGTGTATCCTATATCTAGTCTTATTCCATAGGCACCAAGTTCATGAAAAAAGCTTAAATCATTATAACTTATACCAAGTTCTCCAAAAACTCTTGGACTTACATCAGCTATTACCTGCATTCCCAAGCTGTTAGCTTCGCTAATTACCTGTTTAAACTCTTTAATAATTTTTTCTTTATCTCCTTCAACAGATAAAAGACAAGTGAATACTCTCTTAAAACCGTATTTATGTGCAAGCCTTAAATATGCTATATTGTCTTCCATGCTAGCATGACCTGGATAAACTGAAATTCCTAATTGTCTCATATTAATTTCTCTCCTCCATTTCACTTTTTATCTTCAAGCAATCTTTTACTTTTGTCCAATCCAGCTTCTTCTTCCTGGGGTTATGTTACCAAGTACTACTCTTTCCTTTGCACCAGTAGCTCCTATTACATTGCTGCAGCTGCCATTTAAGGTTTCATTAGCAAGTACTGCAAAGGCTATAGCTTCTTTAGCATCAGAAGAATATCCTATTTCCTCTTGAATCATTACCTTACACTCAGGCAGGTATTCTTTTATCATCTTTACAAGTGTATTATTATAGCTTCCTCCACCGCCTAAAATCACTTCATCTATAGGGCATTTTTCAAAAACAAACCATCTATAATTATCAGCAATAGATTTTGCTGTAAAGGCAGTTACTGTAGCTATCAAGTCTTCAGCTTTAAGATATCCCCACTTGTGAAGAAGCTTATCCACAAATTGACTCCCAAAAAGCTCACGACCTGTGGTTTTTGGTGGAGCTGCTTTAATATATTCAATTTTCATAAGCTCCTCTAATAGCTCTTCGTTAACCTTACCTGCAGCAGCTATTTCTCCACCCTTATCATAGCTTACACCTTTAAGTCTTTTAGTAACTTCATCCATAATCATATTACCAGGGCCTGTATCAAAGGCATGCATATCATCTAAGCTGCAGTTTTTAGGCAGTATTGTCACATTTCCTATGCCGCCTATATTTTGAAGTGCTCTATTCTTATCGGATTTATATAAAAGGTACTCTGTATAAGGAACTAGTGGAGCTCCTTCTCCTCCTGCTGCCATATCCATAGTTCTGAAGTTTGAAACCACAGTTGTTCCTGTCTCATAGGCTATTACCGCTGGTTCCCCTATTTGAAGTGTAGATTTTATAAAGCTTCCATAAGCTCTTGGTATATGAAAGGAAGTTTGTCCATGAGAACCTATGAAATCTAGTCTTTCTAGTGGAATTTCTGCCTTCTCGCATACCTTTTTAACTGCATCTGCGAAAAGATAGCCTAACTTAAAATTCAAACTGCATATTAGCTCCACTGAGGATTTATCAAGGGTAAAGGAATTTCTTATCTCTTCTTTAATATCTTCAGGTATTTTTTCATTAATGAATTCAATAAGCTTTACCTCAGTATTTTCAGCAAAACCTTCAATTTCAACTAGTGCCGCATCTATACCGTCTAGTGATGTACCGGACATAAGTCCAACAGCATACTTTCCCATAATTTTCACCCTCCTATTTATTTCTATGGTTTAAATAAACCAATTCTTATAAATTAATCAATATCTCTACTATATTTCCTAAGTCATTGCTGTCAAATTCTATTTCTAAGGTTGACTCTAAATCCCTAAGTCCATCCTTTAGATAGATGTATATATCTTGATGTCTTGCTAAAATTAAATCTAAATTTCTGCATTTATCTCTTTCTTCCCTATTTATAAGTCTTTGAACTAGGCAGCCAAAGTGCATTAGCAGTCCATTTAATTTTTCGCTATCTAAGTGTATTTCAAACACATATTTTATAGTTGAAATTATCTCCATAAAGCTATTTACAATATAATCAGCATGCTCTAGCTCCAGATAATCCATATAAATGCTTTTTATATTTCTTATAAGCTTCTCATCGTTAATATGCTCTTCAAAATCCTCACCCATGAATTCCTTAAAAAACTTATCCATAGGTATATAATCAATTCCATCTATTTTCAAGTCAAAGGCACTTATAATTGATACAATATTTGTATCCTTTCTTATGTTCTCAATTGCCTTTTTAAATTCTTCTTTGTCCTTTATGCTCAAATTAATAACTTCATATTTATCCTTACTAAATTTACTATATATAATTTCCTTTAGTTTTTGTGCAGTCCCTTCACCTGTTGAGCAAGCAGTAATAATTACTTCCTTCTTTTGTTTTACAGGCTCTCCCATAAAGCTTCCTAAGTATCTGCTTTCAAAATCTACTGATTTAACTATTTCCTCTAAGCTTTGATTCATAAGAGCCTTTCTTGTAGCTTCAATAACAATTGCAGTAGTAACCATATCCACAGCATTGACTTCAATTCCTGTGCTGCTTTTAATTATTTTGTCAAAGAATTTAAGTGAGCCCATATCCACTAAAAGTATGGCCCCTACCCCCTCTTGCTTTTCCTTTATAAGCTCTTCTATTTTATGAAGTGCAGTCTCTGGCTTCATGGAAAGCGGCATATCAAAACCTGTAGCATGATTTGTATTTAAAAGCTGATTTGTAACCTCAGCCATGGAAGAAGCTGTACTGTTTCCATGCATAGCAACTATTACAGCTACTCTGCCCTCTGTTTCCTTTATATCCGCTGCAAAAAACATAGTAATAAAGCCTATTTCATCCATTGGTACTGTTACCTCATACTTTTGCTCTAGTTTTTCACACAGCTTCATGGCCATCTTAAATTCTTCCGGATACTTTCTTCTTATTTCATCAATTTTAGGATTTTCAATAATTCTACCTTCCCTTATTCTTCCAAGAAAAGTATCTATGTGAACCAAAAGCCCTAAAAAAGTATTTTTCGAAATTTTTCTCTTTAATTTATATTCAGCGAGGTACATGAAATTGTTCAAAAAGTCATAAAGATCATTATTTACTATTCTCTTTATATCATCTTCTCTGGAATGATTTTTCATCCTAGATAGATAATTGTTTATGAAGTTTTCAACCTCATTTGAAATTTTATTCTTGATTTCTTCTTCTTGAAGACCTTTTTTCTTTAACTTTTCTGTTCTGGTTTCTATAAACTCATAAAGGTTTCCAGAAAGACTATATTTGTCTTCTACACCCTCATTGTTTAGTTCTATACTGCTGCTTATTTTAAGCTTAAGATCCTTAGTACTAACTTTTTTTGACACTAAAAGCCCAGCCCTTACTTCATCTGAAAAGTCCTCTAGCTTAATCTTTACCCTATGCTCAGTAAACATAGTTCTTAGAAAAGCTTTTGCACAGGCAATTTGAATATGGCTTTTCAGCTCACCAATATTATTGGGACATTCATAGTTTAAAAGCGCTATAAAAGCATCCTCTTCCACTTCAACTTTCTTTCCTATTCTTTTTGATTCCTCTTCAAAAAAGTTTTCAATAAGGCTCACTCTCTCATCTACTGTTCTCTCTCGAAGGCTTGGCAGAGAGATTGTTACTGGTATTCTTCTCTTAAAGGTCTTTAATAATGATGACTCAATATTTTCAGTAGTGGCACATATAATCATAGTACTGATGCTTATTTCCTTAGTACTTCCAAGCGGTATATATTTACCTTCATCTATGAGGGTAAAAAGCATTTCCTGCCCCTCAGCTGGAAGCCTATGAACTTCATCTAAGAACAATATGCCATCTCTAGCTTTTTCTATAATTCCCTCTCTATCCTCTGAAGCTCCTGTATAAGCTCCCTTTTTAACTCCAAAAAGGTGTGCTACTAGAAGCTGTGGATTGTTTGCATAATCAGCACAATTAAACACAGCAAAGCTAAAACTGTCCTTAATTTTGTTTATTTCTAAGGCGTATTTAAACATACATTTAGCAAAGTAAGATTTACCAACCCCTGTTTCTCCCACAATAAGAGTATGAAGTCCCCTTGGAGGGTATACAATTGCAGCTTTTGCTAGGGCTATAGGGTGTTTAAGACTTGAATCCTTACCTATAATAATTTCAAATATAGAGCTTTTTT includes these proteins:
- the pgmB gene encoding beta-phosphoglucomutase, which gives rise to MTKVKACLFDLDGVIVDTAKYHYLAWKRLASELGFEFTEEHNERLKGVSRMKSLEILLEVGHKQNLFTEEEKLKMAEKKNNWYVEYISQMDESEILKGVKEFMECIRANGIKTALGSVSKNAMTILNNIGMVKYFDTVIDGTKITNAKPDPEVFLKGAEELGVAPNSCVVFEDAKAGIEAARNAEMHCIGVGSPLILDKADFTIMSFEEMTLERLEF
- a CDS encoding glycoside hydrolase family 65 protein: MKQYFKIDEWRIIEEGFNPEENKVAESVCSIGNGHMGQRANFEESYSGDTLQGSYMAGVYYPDKTRVGWWKNGYPEYFAKVLNSINWIGIDIKVDGETLDLAKCKILDFTRILNMKEGYLHRTFTAELPSGKTVKVDAKRFVSIARKEIGAIRYSITPVNFSGKLEITAYLDGDVKNEDSNYDEKFWDEVSKNVSSGEASLVVSTKKLDFHVCSTMKFDIVQVGRKINVTADTIEKEKYVSNTVVLLCSKGEETVIYKYTSNVTSRDHEKSELINVSKAALLKAYELGFEALLEEQANAWADKWKESDIVIEGDSSAQQGIRFNIFQLNQTYTGKDERLNIGPKGFTGEKYGGSTYWDTEAYCIPFYLATADEDVARNLLIYRYKHLEKAKENAKKLGFSKGALYPMVTMNGEECHNEWEITFEEIHRNGAIAYAIYNYVNYTGDKAYLGEYGFEVLSEISRFWEERVHFAVPKGKYVMHGVTGPNEYDNNVNNNWYTNRIAAWTLDYTIEVMNYLKEKEPARFEELNAKLQIKDEEIAKWKDIVANMYYPEDKELGIYLQQDNYLDKEQILVKDLDPKNLPLNQNWSWDRILRSCFIKQADVLQGLYFLEHLYDDETIRRNFEFYEPRTVHESSLSPCVHSILAAKLGMQEKAYEMYLRTSRLDLDNYNNDTEDGCHTTSMAGTWMSVVHGFGGMRVRNGQLQLNPFIPGHWNSFSYKVMFRGALLKINVTSENLIVSNESENAITLSVHGSTYTVSGNETLNIAC
- a CDS encoding 5-fold beta-flower protein, yielding MEHLYSPNGYSAGHIQGNTIYNKRHKRLGYIKGCEIYDKHHHYKGCIRGNQVFDKRDCCVGYVNGTMVLDRNYNVVGYVHSSLFSLFAAAALFLLFF
- a CDS encoding DUF871 domain-containing protein, which encodes MRQLGISVYPGHASMEDNIAYLRLAHKYGFKRVFTCLLSVEGDKEKIIKEFKQVISEANSLGMQVIADVSPRVFGELGISYNDLSFFHELGAYGIRLDIGYTGSEESLMTFNPYDLYIEINMSNGTKYLENIMSYKPNTEKLLGCHNFYPHRYSGLSYDHFIKCSKDFKQYGVRTAAFVSSNDATFGPWPVKEGLCTLEMHREMPVTAQVKHLFATGLVDDVIIANAFASEKELKALSKINKEKQTFDVELVDNIPEIEKKIVLEELHFNRGDVSEYLIRSTQSRVKYKGHEFVPFNTPEIKRGDILIDTSLYGHYAGELQIALKDMENSGKTNVVGRIVEEELFLLDYIEAWQKFGLVEGAK
- the anmK gene encoding anhydro-N-acetylmuramic acid kinase AnmK, whose translation is MGKYAVGLMSGTSLDGIDAALVEIEGFAENTEVKLIEFINEKIPEDIKEEIRNSFTLDKSSVELICSLNFKLGYLFADAVKKVCEKAEIPLERLDFIGSHGQTSFHIPRAYGSFIKSTLQIGEPAVIAYETGTTVVSNFRTMDMAAGGEGAPLVPYTEYLLYKSDKNRALQNIGGIGNVTILPKNCSLDDMHAFDTGPGNMIMDEVTKRLKGVSYDKGGEIAAAGKVNEELLEELMKIEYIKAAPPKTTGRELFGSQFVDKLLHKWGYLKAEDLIATVTAFTAKSIADNYRWFVFEKCPIDEVILGGGGSYNNTLVKMIKEYLPECKVMIQEEIGYSSDAKEAIAFAVLANETLNGSCSNVIGATGAKERVVLGNITPGRRSWIGQK
- a CDS encoding sigma 54-interacting transcriptional regulator produces the protein MKIEIVYNTLREQCSKQLREQGSVLGISTEYLGGLLNMKRTNVARELGKLVREGVVSKSEGRPVLYYVNDLNNSDKIEGKELQEKSSIFEIIIGKDSSLKHPIALAKAAIVYPPRGLHTLIVGETGVGKSYFAKCMFKYALEINKIKDSFSFAVFNCADYANNPQLLVAHLFGVKKGAYTGASEDREGIIEKARDGILFLDEVHRLPAEGQEMLFTLIDEGKYIPLGSTKEISISTMIICATTENIESSLLKTFKRRIPVTISLPSLRERTVDERVSLIENFFEEESKRIGKKVEVEEDAFIALLNYECPNNIGELKSHIQIACAKAFLRTMFTEHRVKIKLEDFSDEVRAGLLVSKKVSTKDLKLKISSSIELNNEGVEDKYSLSGNLYEFIETRTEKLKKKGLQEEEIKNKISNEVENFINNYLSRMKNHSREDDIKRIVNNDLYDFLNNFMYLAEYKLKRKISKNTFLGLLVHIDTFLGRIREGRIIENPKIDEIRRKYPEEFKMAMKLCEKLEQKYEVTVPMDEIGFITMFFAADIKETEGRVAVIVAMHGNSTASSMAEVTNQLLNTNHATGFDMPLSMKPETALHKIEELIKEKQEGVGAILLVDMGSLKFFDKIIKSSTGIEVNAVDMVTTAIVIEATRKALMNQSLEEIVKSVDFESRYLGSFMGEPVKQKKEVIITACSTGEGTAQKLKEIIYSKFSKDKYEVINLSIKDKEEFKKAIENIRKDTNIVSIISAFDLKIDGIDYIPMDKFFKEFMGEDFEEHINDEKLIRNIKSIYMDYLELEHADYIVNSFMEIISTIKYVFEIHLDSEKLNGLLMHFGCLVQRLINREERDKCRNLDLILARHQDIYIYLKDGLRDLESTLEIEFDSNDLGNIVEILINL